The segment AAATATCGTTATCATTGTGTAAATTTTATTCCCAAAACACCTCTCGCTGAAGGTCGGCCCAAACTATCCCCATGAGCCGCCGAAGGTAAAGTGTGAAACACAGGTCTACCATCCCAATATCGATCTGGAAGGGAACGTGTGTCTCAATATTTTGCGTGAAGATTGGAAGCCGGTGCTCACTATCAATTCAATCGTCTACGGGCTGCAGTACTTGTTCTTGGTAAGCAATCAGGCCAACAGAATTGGTTTTATGTGAGAACAACGTTTATTGTCGTCATTTCGTTTTTAGGAACCAAACCCGGAGGATCCGCTAAATCGAGAGGCCGCTGAGGTGCTACAGACCAACCGGCGTCTGTTCGAGCACAATGTTTTTAAGGCAATGCGTGGCAGCTACATTGGCGAGACATACTTCGAGCGTTGTCTCAAGTGATATATAAATTCTACACTCACTCTCAAATGTTGCGTTTATTTAATTATTCTTACGATTGGTGGACGCTATTATATAGACTTTAAGTATAACTAAATGGTCGAAACAGAGGAGGAAGGCGAACATTTGCCAAGCGATAGCGTTGAGCTAACTGATAAGGTTAGAAGGAGAGGCATGAAAAAACGAGTTTGTGAAAGACACAAATAGATGATTTAGTAAAACTGTAAATGATTGGAAAATGAGAGCAACCTGCAACGCATAGTTTCACACCCAATTATAAAAATTTCAGCAATATATTTATACTGAACAGAAAAAACCCAAACACAACGTTGAGTCAACTTAGTAAACGAATCCCTGAAAACACACTTAGAACAATAGCCATGCAGGAGCTTTCAGATTCGGAACATCTGGCATGATAACTGCgtctaaagaaaacaaaattattcagATCGCTAGTagtagctgctgctgctgctgcaggtgCCGATGAAAGAGTGAAACGAATAAATGTAACAAATCAATATAAACAATAGTCACACAAAACTTAATTTCTCCACACTTAAAGCGCTCTATAACTGTATCACTTCTTGATGACTCGCGTTAAAtatacatttgaaaacacaagAAAACACGATGcagaaacaaacaaataaaaaaaatatgaataattaTTGTACTGAAAACTATAGCGACAAGAGATAAGTcaaaattaaatataaaagttTTACCCGactatgaatgaatgaatgaataaatCTGTTCCCACTTGTCTCAAAAGCCTGattctgaaaatattgtttttcacATTTACAACGCAAATTTCTGCATTCTAGCATTAAGTTTAAACCTTTTTGACTTGGTTCGACCGAACTCCAGTTTTTTATTCACACGAATTTAATCGTCCTAACACCAAAAGACATTTAGTATTTGGCTTTATCCTGGACAACGTCAAGATCGCTGCATGGTCGACGTGGCAATCTGATTCAGGTAGTCATGGATCCTTCCTCCCAAGTGTTACAGCACTTCCATTTTTCAATCACAATGATCGTCAATATTTCTTATTCCACTTACGTTTCGTCAGTTGTTGCTTCAACATTATTATCTGCGAAGCCCTTTGTATTCTCACCGTTAGACAACTTTAACTTTACAGTAGTCTATAATATAATACACGTTCCACAGTATTGGTCCAAGAATCGAGCCTTGCGGAACTCTAGTCTTGAGATCGGCATTTAAGTATGATGAATGATGGTGATGGTCCCACCTCGTACTCCTGCAACGGTTTGAGCGAGTCAATTTATCTATTAAGATGTTTATATTATAACAATGTAGTCAGGtgtaaaagcaaataacgagCTGTCTTCTAATACAAAGACATCAAagttttaaggtgaaggtcgtcagagtccagctaattttttactg is part of the Sabethes cyaneus chromosome 2, idSabCyanKW18_F2, whole genome shotgun sequence genome and harbors:
- the LOC128734723 gene encoding NEDD8-conjugating enzyme Ubc12 — its product is MIKLFSLKQQKKDGEATPKSGPQKKAFTAAQLRITKDINELNLPKTCATEFPDPDDLLNFKLIICPDEGFYKGGRFVFNFKVGPNYPHEPPKVKCETQVYHPNIDLEGNVCLNILREDWKPVLTINSIVYGLQYLFLEPNPEDPLNREAAEVLQTNRRLFEHNVFKAMRGSYIGETYFERCLK